The following DNA comes from Candidatus Binataceae bacterium.
ATCGCCAGCCGGCGCGCGTCTTGCTCACGCTGTTCCTCCGCTTTCTTGGCCGCCGCCGCCGCCGCCGCTTGCGCCGCCTCGGCCCGTTTCTCGGCGGCCAGGTCCTCGACTATCGAAAACTGCTCACGCCCCAGCAGCTTATCGTCCCGGTACAGCGCGATCGTGTAAGGGCCGCGGGACAACTGGGAGATCGCCGGGAGCAGCGCCACGGCGCTAAAATCGGTGGTCTTTTCATCCGGACTGACGAAGCGATCGGCGTTGCTGGCCGCGACCTGCAAGCCGTTGGGATCGTAAAAGCGCGCCTGGATTTTCTGACTGCTGCCCTCGATCCCATACAGCCGGTTTTTGAAAGTGGCATCCCAACTCAAGTAGCGATCATTAGCCAGTTGGGAGTCGGTGAACTTGGCCTGCGGGGGCGAAACCGGCGAACCTTCGCGGGTAGAAAGCTGCACCGTCATGCGCTCGAATCGCAGCGGGTCGGCACGCAACTGGGCCAGCAGTTGTTCGTGCCGCCAGGGTAATTGGTCCAGGTAGGGAGTCAAGCCCAGCCGCTGCTGCAGGGGTGGATCGAAATAAACGTAGGTCGCGCCAAAAGCGACCGAGCCGAACAACAACACCAGCACCGCCATCCGGATAGCCCGCACCAGACGGCTGCGGCGCGCCCGCGTCCGCGGCGGCGCCGGGCGCTCTGGCATTGTGATTCTGGTGAGATCGGCGGTCCCACCGCGCGGGCTGACTGTGTTTTGGGCCGTCCCCTCCAGCCCTGTGCCATAAAGCATCATGTCGCGGAACTCGCCGATAGTGGCGGGGCGCTTCTCGGCGTCGTAGCTCAAGGCTCGATCTACCGCGCCGGCCAGGTTAACCGAGGTCGTGGGGCGCAGCGAACGCACAGGAGGAAAGCTAAAGGGCGGATATTTTTCGGGATCGCGCGCGGTTAGGATGAAGTGCAGGGTGGCCCCCAACGAATAGATGTCGCTGCGCGGATCGACCTGGCCCTGATACTGCTCGGGCGGGGCGAAACCCAGGGTGCCGATCATGGTGCCCTTGCTGGCGGGCTTGAACAGGCGGGCGATTCCAAAATCGATCAACATCACCCTGCCCTTGGGCGTCAGCATCACGTTGGAGGGTTTCATGTCGCGGTACACAATGGGCGGCACGAAGCCGTGCAGGTAGGCCAGCACCTCGCACAACTGGCGGGCGATATCGACGACCAGGCTCTCAGCCAGCGG
Coding sequences within:
- a CDS encoding serine/threonine-protein kinase — encoded protein: MADSAQAEAGNTGPLATGTLLQNRYLIERLIGGGGMGVVYLAHDQRLANRPCALKEMVDHFIDPQQRREASEYFAREADTLAQLRHPAIPAITDRFDHANRHYLVMEYVEGRNLEEELAVAGRPLAESLVVDIARQLCEVLAYLHGFVPPIVYRDMKPSNVMLTPKGRVMLIDFGIARLFKPASKGTMIGTLGFAPPEQYQGQVDPRSDIYSLGATLHFILTARDPEKYPPFSFPPVRSLRPTTSVNLAGAVDRALSYDAEKRPATIGEFRDMMLYGTGLEGTAQNTVSPRGGTADLTRITMPERPAPPRTRARRSRLVRAIRMAVLVLLFGSVAFGATYVYFDPPLQQRLGLTPYLDQLPWRHEQLLAQLRADPLRFERMTVQLSTREGSPVSPPQAKFTDSQLANDRYLSWDATFKNRLYGIEGSSQKIQARFYDPNGLQVAASNADRFVSPDEKTTDFSAVALLPAISQLSRGPYTIALYRDDKLLGREQFSIVEDLAAEKRAEAAQAAAAAAAKKAEEQREQDARRLAMIAERRAHPLELLNISFLNTTKTGTPLSGPSTTFNAAKVLFVGWQATFKNRLFGLDMNQYRVDAAYQAPDGRTLGSVDDVRMVSDKAKEATFSGRIGNSAGGAFLPGSYTVNFYLNGQYLTQKHFRVVSTLASAGSSMGAGSGLGLPAAAPPPVNFDSPMVASGTIDGLAGRDGIALEMRLRPQPNGFLHGELDIHQAGYGSTPIDGFVRGSHIEFQVPYGTKTLYFEGERRTSGMSGHFQSEPAGEQGNWNARID